From the Calditrichota bacterium genome, the window TATCCAAGGTGTCGGTCTCCACGCCGAGCTCCATTATGCCGGTGTAGACCTTGGGCAGAGCCATGAGCTCCGGTACCTTTTTCGTCGCCGTGCCCACGCAGACCAGGAGCACCCCCTCGGCGAAAGGGTCGAGCGTTCCGCTATGCCCTACGCGTCGCACCCCGAGCGTCTTCCTCACCAGCTGCACCACATCGAAAGAGGTCCAGCCAATGGGCTTGTTGATGTTCAGGATTAGCCCTTGCTCCGACACAAGGGGCTCAGTCCTCAGTGCCGGTCCCCTCTGCTCGGCGCAGGAGGGTTTCGATGCGGTCGGCGCGGTCAAGGGTGTCATCGTACACAAAGCGCAGCTCGGGAGTGTACCTCACTTTAATGCGCGCGCCCAGTTGACTGCGCAGAAAGCCCGCCGCCCGTTGCAGAGCCTGCATCGTCGCCTCGCGGGCTACGGGGTCATTGAGCGTGGCAACATAAACCTTTGCCAGACGCAGGTCATCGCTCACGGTGACCTCGGTAATGGTCATCTCCCCGACGCCGGGATCCTTCACGTGCCGGAGGATGATGGCACTGAGCTCGCGCTTGACAAGCTCACCGACGCGCAACGATCTCTTGTACGAAGGATGCATTGGCTGCCTCAGAGTATTTCTGAGCGGTAGCCCAGGATTTGCACTTGCCTTTCGCCTTCGACAAAGTTGTAGATCTTGGCCAGCATTTCATCCACGAAGCGCTGCTCATTGCCGATGGTCACCACGCCGAGAGTCACTCGTTGCCACTTCTCCGTGTCGCCCACTTCTGCTACGCTCACGTTGAAGCGGTTGCGCAGCCGCGCCTTCAGGCTGCTGAGCACGAAGCGCTTTGATTTCAGCGACCCACTGTCGGGGATGAACAGCTCAAACTGGGAAAGGCCGACAAACATACTGTGCTCGCCCTCGGCACCGTGGACTAGAGCTTCCGCTCCGTCTTGATAACTTCGTACGTCTCGATGATGTCGCCCTCGTGGAGGTCGCTAAAGTTTTCAATGGCAATGCCACATTCAAACCCGGCAGCGACCTCACGCACGTCGTCTTTGAAGCGCTTGAGCGAGGCGATCTTTCCTTCGTAAATGAGCCGATCGGCGCGATAGACCTTGGCGCGGTCACTCCGCGAAATCTTGCCGCTCTGCACATAGCACCCTGCGACCACTCCTACCTTGGGCACCCGGAAGATCTGCCGCACCTCGGCAGTGCCGCTGAGCTTCTCGGTAAAGACGGGCTCGAGCATGCCCTCCAGAGCAGCCTTGACATTCTCCACGGCATCGTAGATGATGTTGTACAGGCGGATGTCGATGTCCTCTTTGGCCGCAAGCTCACGCGCCTCGATCGTAGGACGAATGTTGAAGCCGATGATAATTGCATCAGAGGCCGAAGCCAGAAGCACGTCCGATTCGGAAATCGCGCCGACGCCCTTGTGCACCACGTCCACGGCAACCTCGCCAGTGCTGAGCTTCATGAGGGCATCGGTGAGGGCCTCCACCGACCCGTCCACGTCTGCCTTGACGATGACGCGCAGCTGTTTTACCCTTCCGTCGCGGATTTCCTTGGAAATCTGGTCCAAGGTCTTGTGGCGCATGCGCCGCGCCTCTTGCTCGCGATGGAGCTGCTGCCTGCGCTGGCTAATCTCTCGGGACTCGCGCTCGGAACTGACCACCACAAACTTGTCGCCCGCCTGCGGCACTTCGGCAAAGCCGAGGACCTGGGCAGGACAAGAGGGTCCTGCCTCGGTGATCTTCTTGCCACGATCGTCGAACATACTGCGCACGCGGCCAGCAACCTGCCCTGCGACGAACGGGTCGCCCACGCGGAGCGTTCCGTCTTGCACCAACACCGTGGCAACCGGCCCTTTGCCCTTGTCCAAACGCGCCTCGATGATGACGCCACGCGCCAGCCGCTTCGGATTGGCCCGCAGCTCGAGGAGCTCAGCCTCGATAAGGATCATCTCCAGCAGGCGATCTACGCCAAGACCGGTCTTGGCCGAGATTTCGGCGCATTGGTGTTTGCCGCCCCAGCTCTCCACAAGTACGCCGTGGTCAGCTAACTGCTGCTTGATGAGGTCCGGATTGGCCCCCGGCTTGTCCACCTTGTTGATGGCCACCACAATCGGCACCCCGGCAGCCTTGGCGTGATTGATAGCCTCAACCGTCTGAGGCATGACCGCATCGTCGGCAGCCACAACGAGCACGACGATGTCGGTGACCTGTGCCCCACGGGCACGCATGGCCGTAAAGGCTTCATGGCCGGGGGTATCGAGGAAGGTGATGGCCTTGCCGTTCACCATCACCTCGTAGGCGCCAATGTGCTGGGTGATGCCCCCAACCTCGCCCGCGACGATGTTGCTCTGGCGGATCCGGTCCAACAACGAAGTCTTGCCGTGGTCCACGTGGCCCATGATGGTGACCACCGGAGGTCGCGGCACGAGGTCCTTTTCGTCCTGTTCCTCTTCCATTGCCTCCAGCAGATCGGCGCCAAACTCCTCCACTTGCTCCACATCATAGCCAAACTCAGAGGCAACCAGGACGATGGTGTCCATGTCGAGCCGCTGATTCATGGAAGCCATAACGCCCAGGCGCAAGCACTTGCCAATCACCTCGGCAGGCTCGACCCCCAGCAGATCCGCCAGCTCTGCTGCTGAGGCGTACTCGGCCACGCGAATGACTTTGCGCTCGGGCAGGACTTCGAGC encodes:
- the rbfA gene encoding 30S ribosome-binding factor RbfA encodes the protein MHPSYKRSLRVGELVKRELSAIILRHVKDPGVGEMTITEVTVSDDLRLAKVYVATLNDPVAREATMQALQRAAGFLRSQLGARIKVRYTPELRFVYDDTLDRADRIETLLRRAEGTGTED
- a CDS encoding DUF503 domain-containing protein, with the protein product MFVGLSQFELFIPDSGSLKSKRFVLSSLKARLRNRFNVSVAEVGDTEKWQRVTLGVVTIGNEQRFVDEMLAKIYNFVEGERQVQILGYRSEIL
- the infB gene encoding translation initiation factor IF-2, coding for MEEVLYARSAQALSTKRRVYLVAKEFNISNEALIEFLQHLKFDVRNQMSVVTDEAYAEVVKKYGKTAHVSDADREFRKMLRDKRLQEEQKWAAARLELQERIKAVSQLAKRKPRLRKLVEEPLAPAPVAEAAPVEAEEARPVQPALQEPAAEAKEVAPPKPAHRRVRIVELPVTGEPARRPAEVVEEPKVEEEKVEEAVAAPPVAEGAEAAPLVEEAKPKKKKKRKRQKRVVEAEEEAVALPPVEEAKKEKLRKRQKRRKPQFTEEEIEKSIRDTLARMADVGRKRPRRRAQEEEELEVLPERKVIRVAEYASAAELADLLGVEPAEVIGKCLRLGVMASMNQRLDMDTIVLVASEFGYDVEQVEEFGADLLEAMEEEQDEKDLVPRPPVVTIMGHVDHGKTSLLDRIRQSNIVAGEVGGITQHIGAYEVMVNGKAITFLDTPGHEAFTAMRARGAQVTDIVVLVVAADDAVMPQTVEAINHAKAAGVPIVVAINKVDKPGANPDLIKQQLADHGVLVESWGGKHQCAEISAKTGLGVDRLLEMILIEAELLELRANPKRLARGVIIEARLDKGKGPVATVLVQDGTLRVGDPFVAGQVAGRVRSMFDDRGKKITEAGPSCPAQVLGFAEVPQAGDKFVVVSSERESREISQRRQQLHREQEARRMRHKTLDQISKEIRDGRVKQLRVIVKADVDGSVEALTDALMKLSTGEVAVDVVHKGVGAISESDVLLASASDAIIIGFNIRPTIEARELAAKEDIDIRLYNIIYDAVENVKAALEGMLEPVFTEKLSGTAEVRQIFRVPKVGVVAGCYVQSGKISRSDRAKVYRADRLIYEGKIASLKRFKDDVREVAAGFECGIAIENFSDLHEGDIIETYEVIKTERKL